The Carassius gibelio isolate Cgi1373 ecotype wild population from Czech Republic chromosome A1, carGib1.2-hapl.c, whole genome shotgun sequence region TCTCTTACAGGTTTAAGGTGAATCTCCGTCAATGCTTGGCCCAAATCAACGGGTATAACGAGCTGTTTGAGGCGGTCGAGGAACTCCGAAGAGAGGTGTTTGACTCGGAGAATGAAGAACATGAGAAGATGCTTCTGAAGGTGATTGATCTCGTTTTCATGAGGTCTGATATCTCCGCTGAAGCTGATTTGAGCATCACAGGTTCTCTGTTCTGACTGGTGGTGTTGGTTTTCTGTCAGTTGTGGGATCTGTTAATGCCGTCGGTGAAGCTGGAATCGAGGGTCACCAAGCAGTGGGGAAACATTGGTTTTCAGGGCGACGATCCGAAGACTGATTTCAGAGGGATGGGGATGCTGGGACTCACAAACCTCCTGTAAGTGCAACTTCTGTTTCATGGCTTCCCTGATGCAAATAAGTGGACGTTTTTCTTTGTCTGCCCAGCTTTTTCAGTGAGAATTACACAGACGCAGCCCGGCAGGCCTTGTCACACGCAAATCACCCCGGACTAGGGTGAGTCCTCCCTGATGCAGATCACACGGCCAGACTCTCGCCATCATAACTGATGAGAGTTACTGACATCGCTGCTCCTCATAGCATGCTTCTGTCCTGGCAGGTACTCGTATGCCATAGTGGGCATCAATCTGACAGAGATGGCATACAGCTTAATGAAGAATGACGCCCTGAAGCTTCATTTCTATAACACAGTACCTGGAAAACCCCGGATGCAGCACTTCCACCAGTTCTACTGTGAGTAAAGATAATTACATAAATGGATATATGCACACACTTGATATATTGCTGCATGATGGCTGCATCTGGTGGAAATTTTCTGTCAATAGCCCACTtagaaatattgcatttaaatgtcAGATTTCAATAAAATTTCAAACATGTGTGCATGTAACATGTCCTAATTTTCCTTTTCTTGCAGACACGCTCACTTATGTTCATGTGTTTGCAGGTTACCTGGCGTATGAGTTCGATAAGTTCTGGTTGGAAGAGGAGCCGGAGAGCATCATGGAGTTCAATCGCTACAGGGAGAAGTTTCACgacaaggtcaaaggtcaacttCAGATGCCCGAGGTCACGCTTATTCTGACCGTGGACCAAGAAAAATGATGCCAGCATCATTTCACAGACAAAAGGAAACTGCAAcagttaattttcttttcttttcccatTAACTTTAAGATAATTTTTAGTTAGGAAATGTACAACGTGCATgaagctttatttaaatattaataattaaaccgCTGCATAAACTGTACATCAAGGGTACATAGCTGCCTGTTTAGCTACATTGACCTGGTCAGGGAAAGATTTACACtaagtattattaaaaatactttcaaagTGATGTTTTAAACCCTCCCAGGAACAGACTGGATTCCCTTCACACTTGACGTTTTGGTCGTGGTCACGTGACTCCTGCTTCTTCATCTTTACCCATCTCAGGAAGATGACATCTATGTTCTTCTGTATTCAGATAATTCAACCCCTTTGCATGTTAAAGTGCGTTTAAGTTAAGTTGTATTAAACCCGTCATCGTCTGCACAGTTCTTTGATGTACCCTGCGACGGGTTTAATATCTCATCTGTTTTGTGAATATTGTTATTCAGACCTCAACTCAATTCCAAAGGACATCATCTGTATGCACAAACGTTGATGTGACACTGTGTCGTTGTCTTATTTATAAACCGTGTTTGGGTTTGAAGATGTCACTTTTTATTCCTGATGACCCGATTCCTTTTATAGTGTGGGATTCATACCTAATGTTGAAGAATAAAATATTGactgaatattaaaataagtttGCTTCATTGGTGGGTTTGGCATTAAGAATTAGTTAATTCaagtttttaaaatacattttgagcacaatttaatgtttttgtttttttgtctttcatgTTATTTCATGGTCaccacttttaatatttttttattaatcgtTTCACCTTTACTAGGcaatattaataatttgaaaaCTCATCcagtatatgaataaaaaaataaaaatattgcagtCCGTCAACAAATATTGTCGTAACATTTACATGCGTAATAGTAATTTAGTTTTATGAAATGATCATTATTTTATGAATGACaccataaatatttaatgtaacttaaattaacatttgcataatgattattttaaaatgtatattttgtacttttttgaaAAGAGATGCACGTGTTTGAATATCAGTCTTATTCCACATAAAGTACAACAACttaatatggtaaaaaaaataaaaataattctgcattcaTAAGcaaaatattgttcaaaagttatattATTGCATGCCAAAATCGGGTTTGTagaatttagttattttttatctaCGGGATTAATGCATGATAGCataaatacttttctttttttgaagaaATATGCATAAAGTTCACAACACAAGTGCACAGTCCCCACAAAGACATCCGAAAAGTTGTTTAAAGGTGTTTATTGAAGCATGTGCTTTTCTTTATGTCTTTTCCAGTTGTTTCCAGTAATGAGACAACACTTTTTAGGTCATTCCAGGGTTAGTTGTTGGATATTTAGACATTAAGGTAAATAGTTGCTTTAAACAAAGCTCTAATTGCTTAAAAAAGGAGgacatataaatattacataaacattATGTACATTGAGTTATCAAGGGGCTGAGTTTCAGAAGCTTTGTGTATTGTGAGATCATTGTGTGGTTCTTCTAGTGGTTTACCCTGAAAGAGAAAGGATGAGGGTCGTGTGTTTCTGTCAGATGTGTCCCGTGTGAAACTGGAAGTCACACTGTTCTCGTCATCGTCCTGTCAGAGGAATATGAACCAGCCGCTCGTGTGTGTTTGAAAGGTTTTCAGGGGTGTGAGGTGAAGCTCTAGGCAGTGGCCTCGATCCTGCTCCTGGACATCATCATGGCCCGCTTCAGCTGCTCGAACGACACGAACATCACCACGTTCCAGGAGCCCAGCCGCAGGAAAGATGGAACGAAACTGAAGGAGGAACACAGAAAGGTTTGGGCATGCTGGTCAGAGACCCTTACAGGTGTGATGTGTTGTGAGAGGATGATTCAGGGTTTCTGCCGCTCACCCTTTGTAGAAGGCGGTGGGTCCCTCTTTGGTCATCATGGTCCAGGCACAGTTGAGGGAGCTCCTGTACTGCTCCGGAGGAGAGTTCATGTAGCGCGTCTTCACCACATCCACAGGAGACGCGATCACCGTCGTGATGAAGCCCGCTCCGAACGCAGACACGAAATGACACGGAAGAGTGTCTGGGAGCACAAAACACCAACATAAGAAACATTCCTCAAATCAAACCTGGAGTTTGAGTTTCTCCTATCATCATCATACATCAACACTATCATAGCGTTATAGTTTGTATTGATGATGTGtatgtctttgtgtgtttttgtttgctttgtaaTGCAtagatgtctgtctgtctgtctatcactaaatattaaataaaatgaaaaaaaaatgtaatatcagGTCTTATTaggatttattttataaattgtcaCCTTATTGTTCTTCCGTCTAAAATGGAATcgttttatttacaaatgtaaaaactattatatatatttatactattaCTTATTAACTACTATTATTATAGTATTCAgtaatattttgtatttcaaattgtaattttagtattttacaCGCTTTTGCcatgttattcatttttttatatatagtgtctataaatacatataattgtaatactttataaaatatattgtcattttgttttaatttcttaaaagtcttaaagtattcatttctcttctgtattttattcagttaaatataattaaatagttGCCTTATTGTTCTTCCATCTGAAATTAATTGTTTATTGATTCATTATGTACTGTATGAAATCTATATGTTCGGGTTAGATATTTTTTCcctattattaatagtatttcttaaaattttgattatgttttactcattctattttcattttgtttttttgtttttttactccgttttagtcatttttaaaacttcagcttatttcagttatttgccaaaggtaacatttctcatttcattttcattacagCAATAACACTGAGTTTTGTTGGTGTCAGTTAACAGTGTCAACTCTGGTTTGATGGTGTCACACACACTatgttctctctctgtgtgtgtgtgtgtgtgaacctcaTCACACCTTTGCCCTGATTCTCCAGGCTCTTCTCTACAGAAGTGCTGATGGTGTGAATCAGACAGTGAGCCCTGACCTGATCACCAGTGCTATCTTATCTGGTGAAAGTGGTTTGTGCCGGTTCATTCTAGCACGTTTGACTGTGTTTATTAGCGCTGCGGGACGCTGAAGGGAGGGTGTGTGAGCTCTAGTCCAATCACAGACGTCTCCTCATGGACTCCTGGCCTGATTTACAGGCTGCGCCACACACTGACATACGTTTTGCTTTTGAGAAACACTGTCTGCTGAAATCATGTTTTATGAATTTAACGATCCTGGTTTCGAGCTTATAGAATGACTAAAATAGAAACGAGACAAACGTGTGACATGAACAGTCAGGAATGCCTCGTCCTGGTTATATTGATCTCTAACTGAGCGGTGTAGGTTTCTGGTTCTGAGCCCTGCTGTGAGGTTTCATACCTGGCAAGAGTTTGTGTTTGAGAATGGCTTCCTTGATGAGATCGTAGGACACCAGCTCAGTGCAGTTGACCAGAGCGTTCCTTGTGATGTTGGGCAGAGTTCCTGAGGAAACAAATCAGATTAAAGAAGAGATTCAGAGTCATCAGTGCTGCGCAGCTTAAGAGAAGACAAAAACACAAGCTTCTGATACAATTAAACTGCATATTCGCATGgcaatcaatcaaataaatatagatcattttattattataggtAGTAGTAGTACTGTATATATTGACCAAAATATGTTTTGAACATACAGTAAATCTTaaagaaatgcattttcaaactaagaacatatttagtttaatttagtttcaaCCTTAAAATAGATCACATATAATGCACAATATTATAAGtgcacacatttttacatttattttgcaatataaatttaagttaatattaataattagattttacattatattattctTATGTGTAATAcatcatttttgtaaatatatattgcaatgtgtaatatatatatatatatatatatatatatatatatatatatatatatatatatacacacatataacatttatttcatatattatattttgctattttttgtatatgttgaaataaatgtaacagttaaataatatatatatatatatatatatatatatatatatatatatatatatatatatatatatatatatatatataaaaatgttctaTATGTTTTAGTGTTCCTggagctcaattggtagagcactgcgatatcaagcgcaaggttgtgggtttgattccccgggaacacatgaatgcactgtaagtcactttggataaaagcatctgctaaatgcatgaatttaatttaatttaattttatatgtattaCTAAAAGTTTAGaatgacttttaaaaataattaatacagaCAAATATCCAAAAAATAGTTCAATCCAAATACAAATAAGAgctcaataaagaacctttaacattcatgAAATCTTTCCATTCAACAACAGTGTGTAAAGGACTAAAAGAAAGAGCTGTGGACTGAAAGGTTGTTTCGGGAGCCCAGAATGGtttttctatggcatcgctgCAGAAACCACCTTTTGGAAGCTTTCTTTTAAAGAATGTAAAGTAAAACGGAACACACACCTTTCCACAGGCCCCGGAGCCCCTCGTGCTGGAAGATCTGTCTGTAGGCCTTCATGGTGCCGCTGTAGCGTCTGCCCACCCCCTGCAGGTTCATCTGGGCCTGGAAGCGCACCTTCACCACATCTGTGGGCTGAGCCACGGACACGGCCAGCGCTCCGGTGGTGCAGCCCGccaggatcctgatgcccacgtTGGGGTCTGCAAGCCAAACATGAGCAAACCATTAAACAAGAGCCCCCTCTGCTTCCTCTCAAGAATCAGCTTCATCCCAGTATTCTCGTTCTGGTCGGGGAGGAACAGCTGAGATCTGACTTGAGGTTTTCTTCTCTATCAAGTGAAAAGCGGTCTTTTTGAACGTACTGTCTTTGCCGCGTGTGTAGAAGCTCTTGACGTTGTCGTAGAGGCCGATGCGTATGGAAGCGAAGGCCATCTGTCTCTGAAGACCGGCGACCAGGCCGTTGTAGAGCGAGCGTGGGCCCTCGGTCCTCACCATGGTGCTGATGGTCC contains the following coding sequences:
- the LOC128020178 gene encoding mitochondrial uncoupling protein 2, with amino-acid sequence MVGLKPSDVPPPLGVKVLSAGTAACIADLVTFPLDTAKVRLQIQGEKAVMGAAKGIRYRGVFGTISTMVRTEGPRSLYNGLVAGLQRQMAFASIRIGLYDNVKSFYTRGKDNPNVGIRILAGCTTGALAVSVAQPTDVVKVRFQAQMNLQGVGRRYSGTMKAYRQIFQHEGLRGLWKGTLPNITRNALVNCTELVSYDLIKEAILKHKLLPDTLPCHFVSAFGAGFITTVIASPVDVVKTRYMNSPPEQYRSSLNCAWTMMTKEGPTAFYKGFVPSFLRLGSWNVVMFVSFEQLKRAMMMSRSRIEATA
- the LOC128020170 gene encoding ELMO domain-containing protein 2, coding for MGHSSVRMRMRTNPNHFRATRLLLRMLGYIWQCFYSSCLRFWLKWFLRLITGRCELQRICARCKAGALRTSQIEYSLKSSKSKVLRAALSLKEKDLDDHLTQIIQEKSIKEQKDPAFKVNLRQCLAQINGYNELFEAVEELRREVFDSENEEHEKMLLKLWDLLMPSVKLESRVTKQWGNIGFQGDDPKTDFRGMGMLGLTNLLFFSENYTDAARQALSHANHPGLGYSYAIVGINLTEMAYSLMKNDALKLHFYNTVPGKPRMQHFHQFYCYLAYEFDKFWLEEEPESIMEFNRYREKFHDKVKGQLQMPEVTLILTVDQEK